The window TTATGTTCATCAACTTGGATGCCAAGGTGCGATGGCACTTCTTATGAAAGATGCTATTAAACCAAATCTTGTACAAACATTAGAACATACACCGGCTATCGTTCACGGCGGTCCATTTGCAAATATTGCTCATGGTTGTAACTCCATTGTAGCTACAAAACTAGGACTTAAACTTGGTGATATCGTAGTTACTGAAGCCGGCTTTGGCGCTGACTTGGGTGCTGAAAAGTTCCTTGATATTAAATGCCGATACGGCGATATTTTCCCTGATGCAATCGTCATCGTAGCTACATTACGAGCTCTTAAAATGCATGGTGGTGTACCAAAACAAGAGTTGAATACAGAAAATGTTGAAGCCGTGACTAAAGGTTTCAGCAACTTACAAAAAGCAATTGAAAACATGCGTTATTTCAATGTGCCTGTATTAGTGGCAATCAATAAATTTGCTAGCGATACAGATGCAGAAATTGCTGAGTTGACTCGCCTATGTGATGAGTTTGGCGTGCCTGTAGAGCTTAATGAATGTTGGGAAAAGGGTGGCGAAGGCGGCACTGATATGGCGAAAAAAGTTGTAGAGTTACTTGAAGGCCCTAAGCCAACACCTAAATTCGTATATGAGTTAGAAGATAGTTTAGAGGACAAAGTTAATAAAATCGTTAAAACTATTTATGGTGGCGATGGTGTTATCTTTACGGACAAAGCGAAAAAGCAAATTAAACAATTAGCAGATTGGGGCCTTGATCGTTTGCCTGTATGTATGGCGAAAACGCAATACTCCTTATCCGATAATCCAGCACTCTTAGGAGCTCCAACAGGCTTTACAATTACTGTATCCGATATTCGTGTTGCTAATGGGGCAGGCTTTATCGTGTGTCGTACAGGTGACGTAATGGTCATGCCGGGCCTTCCTAAACGTCCTGCTGCTCTTAATATGGATATCGAAGCAGACGGCACAATTAAAGGCTTGTTCTAATAGAAAGTGTTTTTACATGAGGCTATGTTATGAAATTAGTAGAACAACGAGTAATAGATTTTGTGGCTGCTACTGCCTCTAAAGCGCCAACGCCAGGTGGTGGTGCTATTGCGGCATTGACTGCCGCAACGGGGGCGGCTTTAGCAGAAATGGTAGCAAACCTTACATTTGGTAAAAAAGGTTATGAAGCGGTTCAGACCGAAATGGAGGAGCTTCAAGCTAAAGCAGAAGCGATTCGCAAGCGCATGCTCGAATTATCTCAAGCTGATGCAGATGTATTTAATATCTTTATGAACGCCTTAGGATTGCCAAAGAATACAGATGAAGAAAAGGCTGCGCGTACAGCTGCTATTCAACAAGCATACAAAGATGCTGCTATGGTACCTTTTGAAATTGGAGAATTAGCGAATCAAATATTTGATTTAGCAGAATTAGCCTCTCGTAAGGGGAATCAAAACCTTATTACAGATGGTATTATTGCGGCTATTAATGCGCGTGCTGCAGTGAAATCGGCTTTTTTGAATGTGCGTATTAATTTATCTGGTATTAAAGATGAAAGTTTTGTAGCAGAACTAACATCTAAGATGTATGCCATTGAAAAAGATCTTGATGTTAAAGAGTCGTCTATCATAGGGTTATATGAATAATAAGAGATTATAATATAAATCGAATAATATAACCGAGCAAACTATAAAAGTTCGGGAAATAATATAAAGAGAGCCTATTAATACATATAAAATAATAGACTCTCTTTTTTCTATTGTTATAATCCGAACGATAGTGTAAAATAAATGGGTGATATTTCGAGGCTTTATGTAGGAGACATTATGACAGATCAGAACCAAATAAATACAGTCGATAGTATGTTGCCCATACCACAGCTCTTTGCCTTTGGTTTACAGCATGTACTTGCCATGTATGCTGGAGCTGTTGCGGTACCGATTATCGTGGCACAGGCGATGAATTTACCTGTGGAGGACTTGATTCGTCTTATTACAGCAGACTTGTTTACTTGTGGCATTGCGACCTTAATTCAAACATTAGGCTTCGGTAATATAGGTGGGCGTATCCCTATGATCCAAGGTGTTACTTTTGCATCTGTCGGACCTATGACTATGATTGGGGCACAGCATGGTATGACTGCCATTTACGGTGCCATTATTGTAGCAGGTCTATTTACTTTTATAGTAGCTCCATTCTTTAGCCGTCTAATTCGACTGTTCCCCCCTGTTGTAACGGGAACAATAATTACTCTTATTGGGATTAATTTGATGCCA of the Veillonella parvula genome contains:
- a CDS encoding formate--tetrahydrofolate ligase; protein product: MLSDIEIAQQNRMEKIQVIANKCGLTPDDIEQYGHYKAKISFDAIRRLESKPDGKLVLVTAITPTPAGEGKSTTSIGLVQGLQKIGKNAIATLREPSLGPVFGIKGGAAGGGYAQVVPMDDINLHFTGDMHAITAANNLLSAMIDNHIHQGNELQIDLRQLSWTRVLDMNDRALRNVTVALGGKVCGFPREDHFMITVASEIMAILCLAKDLEDLKARFGRIVIGCNLAGDPIYVHQLGCQGAMALLMKDAIKPNLVQTLEHTPAIVHGGPFANIAHGCNSIVATKLGLKLGDIVVTEAGFGADLGAEKFLDIKCRYGDIFPDAIVIVATLRALKMHGGVPKQELNTENVEAVTKGFSNLQKAIENMRYFNVPVLVAINKFASDTDAEIAELTRLCDEFGVPVELNECWEKGGEGGTDMAKKVVELLEGPKPTPKFVYELEDSLEDKVNKIVKTIYGGDGVIFTDKAKKQIKQLADWGLDRLPVCMAKTQYSLSDNPALLGAPTGFTITVSDIRVANGAGFIVCRTGDVMVMPGLPKRPAALNMDIEADGTIKGLF
- a CDS encoding cyclodeaminase/cyclohydrolase family protein, producing MKLVEQRVIDFVAATASKAPTPGGGAIAALTAATGAALAEMVANLTFGKKGYEAVQTEMEELQAKAEAIRKRMLELSQADADVFNIFMNALGLPKNTDEEKAARTAAIQQAYKDAAMVPFEIGELANQIFDLAELASRKGNQNLITDGIIAAINARAAVKSAFLNVRINLSGIKDESFVAELTSKMYAIEKDLDVKESSIIGLYE